A stretch of the Nicotiana tabacum cultivar K326 chromosome 6, ASM71507v2, whole genome shotgun sequence genome encodes the following:
- the LOC107762504 gene encoding kinesin-like protein KIN-10C isoform X2, whose translation MALSTPDSNRSKLPIAGPRISRRVRIVGKIRGFTDQESELSGGDSKLWVTVCRPKGSDSDSEKVTISFGDEGSSRKDRYELDNCYEQDEDNAVVFSREVKPLIAEVLSGRNASIIAYGARGSGKTHTIQGSVDKEGLAAMAIAEILSQTKDAQKAVLVSFYEVFQDHVYDLLDPNHPEVQVLEDSQGKIKLKGLSKAAVDSISHFHDLSACLAAPCYSVQKTPLQMPKRSHKGLMIHIASADDIKGSKGPNVMNFVDLAGYEDSRRSSKDGIMLTESARINKSLYGIMNVVYALNTNEKRVPYRESKLTRMLQESLGGSNHVLLLTCLTPILCQDTLYVASLASRSCQSAGQILTSSTMKSKKHTNQQARLVGTPLSGKKNNSGSNLIGRKLFSDRKAIISKQDDVTSATKFKPLSENASTIISSFHKKTSQDKSNSDRSRAMISSAENEIPSVFKETISIHKMEKDASPPNKAKDLKVTPEVHCDVKEILSFADDDVDTEEKSGDMNIDKVASPPLSERLREITNNLRLLESSTSLHMLMPKQLDSSQGSLESSGDIIEPKTPKAETDMRTGDKLEIAMYTSPWERFHMRSSGAKNCLVQEYLNLLNTASKEELTRIQGIGEKRATYILELREESSEPFKSLEDLKEVGLSEKEINGLMRRMAGQLFC comes from the exons ATGGCTTTGTCAACGCCCGATTCAAATCGCAGCAAACTACCCATCGCAGGCCCAAGAATCTCGCGCAGAGTACGAATTGTTGGAAAAATCCGAGGATTTACAGACCAAGAGTCTGAATTATCGGGTGGAGATTCGAAACTGTGGGTCACTGTGTGCCGGCCCAAAGGGAGCGATTCGGATTCAGAAAAAGTTACAATATCATTCGGAGATGAAGGGAGTAG TCGCAAAGATAGATATGAATTAGATAATTGCTATGAACAAGATGAGGATAATGCTGTAGTATTCTCGAGAGAGGTAAAGCCACTGATAGCAGAAGTTCTCAGCGGTCGAAATGCATCCATTATTGCATATGGGGCAAGAGGCAGTGGAAAAACCCACACAATCCAG GGTTCTGTGGACAAAGAAGGTTTGGCAGCAATGGCAATAGCTGAGATCCTTTCGCAAACAAAGGATGCCCAGAAAGCAGTCCTCGTTTCCTTTTACGAGGTGTTCCAGGATCATGTCTATGATCTTTTGGACCCTAATCATCCCGAAGTTCAAGTGCTTGAAGATTCTCAAGGAAAAATAAAGCTCAAAGGACTTTCTAAG GCCGCTGTGGATTCCATTTCACACTTTCATGATCTAAGTGCTTGTTTGGCTGCACCATGCTATTCAGTACAAAAGACACCACTCCAAATGCCCAAAAGGAGTCACAAAGGGTTAATGATACATATAGCATCTGCTGATGACATCAAGGGTAGTAAAGGCCCCAATGTGATGAACTTTGTGGATTTGGCAG GCTATGAGGATTCCCGAAGAAGCAGCAAAGATGGAATTATGCTTACTGAAAGTGCTAGAATAAATAAGTCTTTATATGGCATTATGAACGTGGTGTACGCTCTGAACACAAATGAAAAGCGGGTTCCTTATCGAGAAAGCAAACTCACTCGGATGCTGCAGGAATCTCTTGGTGGCTCCAATCATGTTTTGCTGCTAACCTGTTTG ACTCCAATCCTTTGCCAAGATACTCTTTATGTAGCAAGTTTGGCTTCACGATCATGTCAAAGTGCTGGCCAGATATTGACAAGCTCTACAATGAAAAGTAAAAAGCACACCAATCAGCAAGCACGACTAGTGGGTACCCCATTGTCTGGGAAAAAGAACAACTCTGGCTCCAATTTGATAGGAAG GAAACTGTTCAGTGACAGAAAAGCTATCATCTCTAAGCAG GATGATGTCACCTCAGCCACAAAGTTTAAGCCTCTTTCAGAGAATGCTTCAACTATCATATCTTCCTTCCATAAAAAG ACTTCTCAAGACAAGTCCAATTCAGATAGATCTAGAGCCATGATATCATCAGCAGAAAAT GAAATCCCAAGTGTTTTCAAGGAAACAATCTCTATTCATAAAATGGAAAAG GATGCCTCTCCACCAAATAAAGCAAAGGATTTAAAAGTTACTCCCGAAGTTCATTGTGATGTCAAAGAAATACTTTCTTTTGCAGATGATG ATGTTGATACAGAGGAGAAAAGTGGAGATATGAACATAGACAAAGTAGCATCACCACCACTAAGTGAAAGACTTAGAGAAATAACGAATAATTTACGGTTGTTGGAGTCTTCAACTTCTTTGCATATGTTGATGCCAAAGCAGTTGGACTCATCTCAAGGAAGCCTTGAAAGTTCTGGTGACATTATAGAACCCAAAACCCCAAAAGCTGAAACTGATATGAGAACCGGTGACAAATTGGAGATTGCCATGTATACTAGTCCTTGGGAAAGATTTCATATGCGCAGTTCTGGAGCAAAG AATTGTCTTGTCCAAGAATATCTGAATTTATTAAACACTGCAAGCAA AGAAGAGTTAACAAGGATCCAG GGCATCGGAGAAAAGAGAGCAACTTACATTCTTGAACTACGTGAAGAATCTTCAGAACCCTTTAAGAGT CTTGAAGATTTGAAAGAAGTTGGTCTCTCGGAAAAGGAG ATAAATGGCTTGATGAGGAGAATGGCTGGACAGCTTTTCTGCTAG
- the LOC107762504 gene encoding kinesin-like protein KIN-10C isoform X1, whose protein sequence is MALSTPDSNRSKLPIAGPRISRRVRIVGKIRGFTDQESELSGGDSKLWVTVCRPKGSDSDSEKVTISFGDEGSSRKDRYELDNCYEQDEDNAVVFSREVKPLIAEVLSGRNASIIAYGARGSGKTHTIQGSVDKEGLAAMAIAEILSQTKDAQKAVLVSFYEVFQDHVYDLLDPNHPEVQVLEDSQGKIKLKGLSKAAVDSISHFHDLSACLAAPCYSVQKTPLQMPKRSHKGLMIHIASADDIKGSKGPNVMNFVDLAGYEDSRRSSKDGIMLTESARINKSLYGIMNVVYALNTNEKRVPYRESKLTRMLQESLGGSNHVLLLTCLTPILCQDTLYVASLASRSCQSAGQILTSSTMKSKKHTNQQARLVGTPLSGKKNNSGSNLIGRKLFSDRKAIISKQDDVTSATKFKPLSENASTIISSFHKKTSQDKSNSDRSRAMISSAENEIPSVFKETISIHKMEKDASPPNKAKDLKVTPEVHCDVKEILSFADDVLQIVDVDTEEKSGDMNIDKVASPPLSERLREITNNLRLLESSTSLHMLMPKQLDSSQGSLESSGDIIEPKTPKAETDMRTGDKLEIAMYTSPWERFHMRSSGAKNCLVQEYLNLLNTASKEELTRIQGIGEKRATYILELREESSEPFKSLEDLKEVGLSEKEINGLMRRMAGQLFC, encoded by the exons ATGGCTTTGTCAACGCCCGATTCAAATCGCAGCAAACTACCCATCGCAGGCCCAAGAATCTCGCGCAGAGTACGAATTGTTGGAAAAATCCGAGGATTTACAGACCAAGAGTCTGAATTATCGGGTGGAGATTCGAAACTGTGGGTCACTGTGTGCCGGCCCAAAGGGAGCGATTCGGATTCAGAAAAAGTTACAATATCATTCGGAGATGAAGGGAGTAG TCGCAAAGATAGATATGAATTAGATAATTGCTATGAACAAGATGAGGATAATGCTGTAGTATTCTCGAGAGAGGTAAAGCCACTGATAGCAGAAGTTCTCAGCGGTCGAAATGCATCCATTATTGCATATGGGGCAAGAGGCAGTGGAAAAACCCACACAATCCAG GGTTCTGTGGACAAAGAAGGTTTGGCAGCAATGGCAATAGCTGAGATCCTTTCGCAAACAAAGGATGCCCAGAAAGCAGTCCTCGTTTCCTTTTACGAGGTGTTCCAGGATCATGTCTATGATCTTTTGGACCCTAATCATCCCGAAGTTCAAGTGCTTGAAGATTCTCAAGGAAAAATAAAGCTCAAAGGACTTTCTAAG GCCGCTGTGGATTCCATTTCACACTTTCATGATCTAAGTGCTTGTTTGGCTGCACCATGCTATTCAGTACAAAAGACACCACTCCAAATGCCCAAAAGGAGTCACAAAGGGTTAATGATACATATAGCATCTGCTGATGACATCAAGGGTAGTAAAGGCCCCAATGTGATGAACTTTGTGGATTTGGCAG GCTATGAGGATTCCCGAAGAAGCAGCAAAGATGGAATTATGCTTACTGAAAGTGCTAGAATAAATAAGTCTTTATATGGCATTATGAACGTGGTGTACGCTCTGAACACAAATGAAAAGCGGGTTCCTTATCGAGAAAGCAAACTCACTCGGATGCTGCAGGAATCTCTTGGTGGCTCCAATCATGTTTTGCTGCTAACCTGTTTG ACTCCAATCCTTTGCCAAGATACTCTTTATGTAGCAAGTTTGGCTTCACGATCATGTCAAAGTGCTGGCCAGATATTGACAAGCTCTACAATGAAAAGTAAAAAGCACACCAATCAGCAAGCACGACTAGTGGGTACCCCATTGTCTGGGAAAAAGAACAACTCTGGCTCCAATTTGATAGGAAG GAAACTGTTCAGTGACAGAAAAGCTATCATCTCTAAGCAG GATGATGTCACCTCAGCCACAAAGTTTAAGCCTCTTTCAGAGAATGCTTCAACTATCATATCTTCCTTCCATAAAAAG ACTTCTCAAGACAAGTCCAATTCAGATAGATCTAGAGCCATGATATCATCAGCAGAAAAT GAAATCCCAAGTGTTTTCAAGGAAACAATCTCTATTCATAAAATGGAAAAG GATGCCTCTCCACCAAATAAAGCAAAGGATTTAAAAGTTACTCCCGAAGTTCATTGTGATGTCAAAGAAATACTTTCTTTTGCAGATGATG TGCTACAAATTGTAGATGTTGATACAGAGGAGAAAAGTGGAGATATGAACATAGACAAAGTAGCATCACCACCACTAAGTGAAAGACTTAGAGAAATAACGAATAATTTACGGTTGTTGGAGTCTTCAACTTCTTTGCATATGTTGATGCCAAAGCAGTTGGACTCATCTCAAGGAAGCCTTGAAAGTTCTGGTGACATTATAGAACCCAAAACCCCAAAAGCTGAAACTGATATGAGAACCGGTGACAAATTGGAGATTGCCATGTATACTAGTCCTTGGGAAAGATTTCATATGCGCAGTTCTGGAGCAAAG AATTGTCTTGTCCAAGAATATCTGAATTTATTAAACACTGCAAGCAA AGAAGAGTTAACAAGGATCCAG GGCATCGGAGAAAAGAGAGCAACTTACATTCTTGAACTACGTGAAGAATCTTCAGAACCCTTTAAGAGT CTTGAAGATTTGAAAGAAGTTGGTCTCTCGGAAAAGGAG ATAAATGGCTTGATGAGGAGAATGGCTGGACAGCTTTTCTGCTAG